A single genomic interval of Acidobacteriota bacterium harbors:
- a CDS encoding adenylate kinase, which translates to MNLVFLGPPGSGKGTQAARLARELGIVHLSSGDMLREAVRRETELGRKAGEYISKGELVPDDLMIEVIEENVSSGKLGGGFILDGFPRTVPQAEALGAMFDRHGISLDKAVLLRVSTETIFARLKGRAAQENRSDDTEEVIRRRLDVYEKQTRPIEEFYRRESILTEIKGEGTPENVFDAIVEATA; encoded by the coding sequence ATGAATCTCGTCTTCCTCGGTCCGCCCGGTTCCGGCAAGGGTACGCAGGCAGCGCGGCTCGCCCGTGAGTTGGGAATCGTTCACCTTTCCAGCGGTGACATGCTGCGGGAGGCCGTACGGCGGGAAACTGAACTGGGTCGGAAGGCTGGCGAATACATATCGAAGGGTGAGTTGGTTCCGGATGACCTTATGATCGAGGTGATCGAGGAAAACGTCAGTTCGGGAAAACTCGGCGGCGGGTTCATTCTGGATGGTTTTCCGAGAACGGTGCCGCAGGCCGAGGCGCTTGGGGCGATGTTTGACCGGCACGGCATCTCGCTGGACAAGGCCGTCCTGCTGAGGGTGAGCACCGAGACGATTTTTGCCCGTCTCAAAGGCAGGGCAGCACAGGAAAACCGTTCCGACGACACCGAGGAGGTAATTCGGCGCCGCCTGGACGTTTATGAGAAACAAACCAGGCCGATTGAAGAATTCTACCGTCGGGAGTCGATCTTGACGGAGATCAAGGGTGAAGGTACGCCGGAGAACGTCTTTGACGCCATCGTCGAAGCCACGGCCTGA
- the map gene encoding type I methionyl aminopeptidase, whose product MIVLKTSQEIEIMRRAGRIVAQVLDLVDESLAPGMTTSELDRRIEDFIRARGAVPAFKNYQGFPASACISINEEVVHGIPGSRVIEQGDIVSVDVGAVVDDYYGDSARTFAVGEVSPDKGRLMASTLESLMAGIDKARIGNRLGDISVTVQRVAESQGFGVVRQLVGHGIGRRMHEEPQVPNFGSSEDGPVLEAGMVLAIEPMINMGTYDVKTMPDGWTVVTADGQPSAHFEHTVAITNDGPDILTLS is encoded by the coding sequence GTGATCGTGCTTAAGACCAGCCAGGAGATTGAAATCATGCGTCGCGCCGGACGGATTGTGGCTCAAGTCCTCGATTTGGTGGATGAGAGCCTTGCCCCCGGTATGACGACCAGCGAGCTGGATCGGCGCATCGAGGATTTCATCAGGGCGCGCGGGGCGGTCCCGGCCTTCAAGAACTACCAGGGCTTCCCGGCTTCAGCCTGCATCTCCATCAATGAGGAAGTGGTTCACGGCATTCCCGGCAGCCGCGTGATCGAGCAGGGAGATATCGTCTCGGTCGACGTGGGCGCGGTTGTGGACGATTACTACGGGGATTCGGCCCGGACATTTGCCGTCGGCGAGGTATCGCCTGATAAAGGCCGGCTGATGGCGTCGACTCTTGAGTCCCTGATGGCCGGTATTGACAAGGCGAGAATAGGCAATAGATTGGGGGATATTTCGGTAACCGTCCAGCGCGTGGCCGAGAGCCAGGGGTTCGGCGTGGTCCGGCAGCTGGTCGGGCACGGTATCGGCCGGCGCATGCACGAGGAACCCCAGGTACCCAATTTTGGTTCTTCTGAGGACGGACCGGTTCTGGAGGCCGGAATGGTGCTGGCTATTGAGCCGATGATCAACATGGGTACATACGACGTGAAAACCATGCCGGACGGATGGACCGTGGTTACGGCCGACGGTCAGCCGTCCGCGCATTTCGAGCACACGGTAGCGATAACAAACGACGGTCCCGATATACTGACCTTATCTTAG
- the infA gene encoding translation initiation factor IF-1, with protein sequence MAKEETITVEGKIVETLPNAMFRVELDNGHVVLAHISGKMRMHFIKILPGDKVTLELSPYDLSRGRITYRYK encoded by the coding sequence ATGGCCAAAGAGGAAACCATCACCGTTGAGGGGAAAATCGTCGAAACTCTGCCTAATGCGATGTTTCGCGTGGAGTTGGACAACGGCCATGTGGTCCTGGCGCACATATCGGGGAAGATGAGAATGCATTTTATCAAGATTTTGCCCGGCGACAAGGTGACGCTCGAGCTGTCGCCGTATGATTTGTCACGGGGCCGCATAACCTATCGGTATAAGTGA
- the rpmJ gene encoding 50S ribosomal protein L36: MKVRSAIKKRCEHCKIIKRRGVLRVICSKNPSHKQRQG, translated from the coding sequence ATGAAAGTTCGGTCTGCTATCAAGAAACGTTGCGAGCACTGCAAGATAATAAAACGGCGTGGCGTCCTGAGAGTGATCTGCTCGAAGAACCCCAGTCACAAGCAGCGCCAGGGTTAG
- the rpsM gene encoding 30S ribosomal protein S13, which produces MARIAGVDLPKDKRIEVGLRYIFGIGPHVARDILKKTGVSPDTRVHKLSDDDITKLRTVIENDYSVEGALRTQISMNIKRLIDIGSYRGLRHRRGLPVRGQRTKTNARTRKGAKRTIGGLKKKPAGKT; this is translated from the coding sequence TTGGCTCGTATAGCCGGTGTAGATCTGCCTAAAGACAAACGCATTGAAGTCGGTCTGCGATACATCTTCGGGATAGGTCCCCACGTCGCCAGAGACATTCTGAAGAAGACGGGTGTCAGCCCGGATACGCGTGTCCACAAGCTGTCCGATGATGACATTACCAAGCTGCGTACTGTCATCGAAAACGACTACAGCGTGGAAGGTGCCCTTCGTACCCAGATCTCTATGAACATCAAGCGGTTGATAGATATCGGCTCTTACCGGGGTTTGCGGCACCGTCGAGGCCTGCCCGTTCGCGGGCAGCGAACCAAGACCAACGCGCGGACCAGGAAGGGTGCCAAGCGGACCATCGGCGGCCTGAAGAAGAAGCCGGCCGGCAAGACCTAG
- the rpsK gene encoding 30S ribosomal protein S11 gives MAEPKKKKGKRRIGRVDSDGIIHIKATFNNTIVTIADLNGRTICWGSAGRVGFKGSKKSTPFAAQMAATAAVREAMDLGLRKAEVLVKGPGPGREAAIRSLSAAGLEITLIKDVTPIPHNGCRPPKRRRV, from the coding sequence GTGGCAGAACCAAAGAAAAAAAAGGGCAAAAGAAGGATTGGACGTGTCGATTCGGACGGCATTATCCATATCAAAGCGACCTTTAACAATACCATTGTGACGATCGCGGACCTGAACGGGCGGACGATTTGCTGGGGTTCGGCCGGCAGGGTGGGCTTTAAGGGGTCCAAGAAATCAACGCCGTTTGCCGCCCAGATGGCTGCCACCGCAGCCGTCAGGGAGGCCATGGACCTCGGGCTGCGCAAGGCTGAGGTGCTCGTCAAGGGGCCTGGGCCGGGACGTGAGGCGGCCATTCGATCCCTGTCCGCCGCCGGGCTGGAAATCACGCTCATAAAGGACGTCACGCCGATCCCTCACAACGGGTGTCGTCCGCCCAAGCGCCGTCGGGTGTGA
- the rpsD gene encoding 30S ribosomal protein S4, with amino-acid sequence MARYRDANCKLCRREGEKLFLKGARCNTDKCALERRQYAPGQHGQNFRRKISAYGLQLREKQKVRRTYGILEKQFRNYFSKADAKSGITGESLLQFLECRLDNMVYRLGFAGSRKQARQVVRHRHILVDNRVVDIPSYQVRPRQVIRVKDKSKNLDLIHTALKMGRGDDIPWLRLNKAALEGELLEVPKRSDIQLPANEQLIVELYSK; translated from the coding sequence ATGGCTCGATATCGTGATGCTAACTGCAAACTGTGCCGCCGCGAGGGAGAGAAGCTCTTTCTGAAGGGGGCGCGCTGCAATACGGACAAGTGCGCGCTTGAACGCCGCCAGTATGCGCCGGGGCAGCACGGCCAGAATTTCCGCCGAAAAATCTCGGCGTACGGCCTGCAGTTGCGCGAAAAACAAAAAGTCCGCCGGACCTACGGTATACTGGAGAAGCAGTTTCGGAACTATTTCAGCAAGGCTGACGCCAAGAGCGGCATTACCGGAGAAAGCCTCCTGCAGTTTCTTGAATGTCGCCTTGACAACATGGTGTATCGGCTGGGCTTCGCCGGTTCGCGCAAACAAGCGCGGCAGGTTGTCCGGCACCGCCATATCCTGGTCGACAATCGCGTCGTGGATATTCCCTCCTACCAGGTGCGGCCCAGGCAGGTCATTCGCGTGAAGGATAAGTCAAAGAATCTCGACCTGATCCATACGGCGTTGAAGATGGGCCGGGGAGATGATATTCCCTGGCTGAGGCTGAACAAGGCGGCGCTGGAAGGGGAGCTTCTGGAAGTGCCCAAACGTTCCGACATACAGTTGCCGGCAAACGAGCAGCTGATCGTGGAGCTGTACTCGAAGTAG
- a CDS encoding DNA-directed RNA polymerase subunit alpha, producing the protein MKWKSMTMPKEVVADLSSATENYSRFIIEPLERGYGVTLGNALRRVLLSSIQGAAAVSMRITGCLHEFSTLEGVYEDVTNIVLNVKQIVAKMHADDMRTLRVRTNKKGKITAGMLEGGTEVEILNPELHLCELTDDVEFEMEVDIDSGRGYHISEQNKRPDAPVGTIFVDSLFSPVVKASYYVENTRVGQRTDLDRLTLEMTTDGAITPEDALSYAAKLMKDHLQLFIHMDEEVMVEEEPEEDEEIVRMRQLLKTRVDELELSVRSSNCLRAANIQTLADLVTKTEQEMLKYRNFGRKSLNEIGTLLEEMDLSFGMDIARYTEPEKKT; encoded by the coding sequence ATGAAATGGAAATCAATGACCATGCCTAAGGAGGTCGTCGCCGATCTGTCCTCGGCTACCGAGAACTACTCGCGGTTTATCATTGAGCCGCTCGAGAGAGGCTACGGCGTGACATTGGGAAACGCCCTGCGCCGGGTGCTGTTGTCGTCCATCCAGGGAGCGGCTGCGGTCTCGATGCGCATTACCGGCTGTCTGCACGAGTTTTCGACTCTCGAGGGCGTCTACGAGGACGTTACCAATATCGTCCTCAATGTCAAGCAGATTGTGGCCAAGATGCATGCCGATGACATGCGCACGCTGCGCGTGCGGACGAACAAGAAAGGGAAAATCACGGCCGGAATGCTCGAGGGAGGCACCGAGGTCGAAATACTCAATCCCGAGTTGCACCTGTGCGAGCTGACTGATGACGTTGAGTTTGAAATGGAAGTGGATATCGACTCCGGGCGCGGCTACCACATAAGCGAACAGAACAAGCGGCCCGATGCGCCGGTCGGGACGATCTTTGTCGACTCGCTGTTCTCTCCCGTAGTCAAGGCCTCCTACTACGTCGAAAACACGCGCGTGGGCCAGCGAACCGATCTGGACCGGCTCACCCTGGAGATGACCACCGACGGCGCCATCACGCCGGAGGACGCGCTCAGCTATGCGGCCAAACTGATGAAGGACCACCTGCAGCTGTTCATCCACATGGATGAGGAAGTCATGGTCGAAGAGGAGCCGGAAGAGGATGAAGAAATCGTCCGGATGCGACAGTTGCTGAAGACCCGCGTGGACGAGCTGGAGCTTTCGGTTCGCTCCTCCAATTGCCTGCGGGCCGCCAATATCCAGACGCTGGCTGATCTGGTCACGAAAACCGAACAGGAAATGCTCAAGTACCGCAACTTCGGACGAAAATCCCTCAATGAGATCGGCACCCTGCTGGAAGAGATGGACCTCTCGTTCGGAATGGATATCGCCAGGTACACGGAACCTGAAAAGAAGACGTGA
- the rplQ gene encoding 50S ribosomal protein L17, translating to MGHRDKVKKLGRTSSHRNAMLANMAMSLFQHRVIRTTDVKAKALRPLVDRLISTAKKGTLASKRQVARTVRVKPVFKKLFSEIVPQLADRDSGFTRVVKLGVRRGDGAPMSVVELLTERKAEGDEAKGKKGKKAAPAGKAKAKTRKPAKAK from the coding sequence ATGGGACACCGCGATAAGGTCAAAAAGCTGGGTCGCACCAGCTCACACCGGAACGCCATGCTGGCCAATATGGCTATGTCGCTGTTTCAGCACCGGGTCATTCGTACTACCGACGTCAAGGCAAAGGCGTTGCGACCGCTCGTGGACCGGTTGATCTCCACGGCCAAGAAGGGTACCCTGGCGTCCAAGCGACAGGTGGCCAGAACGGTCCGGGTCAAACCGGTCTTCAAGAAGCTATTCAGCGAAATCGTGCCGCAACTGGCCGATCGTGACTCCGGGTTTACGCGCGTCGTCAAGCTGGGCGTGCGGCGGGGGGACGGCGCCCCGATGTCGGTGGTCGAACTGCTGACCGAGCGCAAGGCGGAGGGGGACGAGGCCAAGGGGAAAAAGGGCAAGAAGGCCGCCCCGGCCGGAAAAGCGAAAGCTAAGACCAGGAAACCGGCAAAGGCCAAGTGA
- the plsY gene encoding glycerol-3-phosphate 1-O-acyltransferase PlsY — MDELKTILPVLAAYLLGAVPFGLIVARVFGVSDLRSRGSGNIGATNVWRVLGPGAAVWVYVLDIGKGIAVVLTARQIDQVLLSRDLFLICCAVAAIIGHVFPVYLGFKGGKGVNTALGAMITLLPVEVVICLGLFVLVVLTSRYVSLGSLAAGVALPVVLAVEKTLAGRGMADVYQYAAVLVAILVVVTHRGNIRRLLSGTENRFSFSSREGGAGSRGR; from the coding sequence ATGGACGAGCTTAAGACGATTCTGCCGGTGCTGGCCGCTTACCTGCTGGGTGCCGTCCCGTTCGGGTTGATCGTTGCCCGGGTGTTCGGCGTATCGGACCTCCGATCTCGCGGGTCGGGCAATATCGGGGCCACCAACGTCTGGCGGGTCCTCGGCCCCGGAGCGGCGGTGTGGGTCTATGTTCTTGATATTGGCAAGGGAATAGCAGTGGTGCTGACCGCACGTCAGATCGACCAGGTGCTCCTGTCCCGTGATCTTTTTCTGATCTGCTGTGCCGTGGCCGCCATCATCGGGCACGTGTTCCCGGTGTACCTCGGGTTCAAGGGCGGCAAGGGAGTCAATACGGCACTTGGGGCCATGATCACCCTGCTGCCCGTGGAGGTCGTGATCTGCCTCGGACTGTTTGTGCTCGTGGTGCTGACTTCGCGCTACGTTTCCCTGGGATCATTGGCTGCCGGCGTGGCCCTGCCCGTTGTTCTGGCCGTCGAGAAAACGCTCGCGGGCCGAGGAATGGCCGACGTCTATCAATATGCCGCCGTGCTGGTGGCTATCCTGGTTGTCGTGACGCATCGTGGAAACATAAGGCGCCTTCTGTCCGGCACGGAAAACCGTTTTTCGTTTTCCTCCCGGGAAGGCGGGGCAGGTTCCCGTGGCCGGTAG
- a CDS encoding NAD(P)H-dependent glycerol-3-phosphate dehydrogenase, which translates to MAGRVAVLGAGCWGMALANLLDSGGNQVCLWEFDPAEYEKLLRHHGNPDRLRDFRLPETVDLTNDAAYALEAAEFVILATPSQHLRSVISPLGDRLRRARGIVNVAKGIEAGTLTRMSQVVTDECDVAPDRVGTLSGPSHAEEVILDMPTTVVAASSSEPLACETQRLFSVDNFRVYISQDLVGVELGGSLKNIIAIAAGIADGLGLGDNTKGALITRGLAEITRLGVAMGAQVETFAGLSGIGDLVTTCMSGHSRNRLVGERIGRGQSLEHILSELKMVAEGVETTRSGLELARGLDVEMPITNEVYRVLFEGKSASEAVSDLMGRELKAEIWR; encoded by the coding sequence GTGGCCGGTAGAGTAGCCGTACTGGGCGCCGGTTGCTGGGGTATGGCCCTGGCGAATTTACTTGACTCCGGTGGCAATCAGGTCTGCCTGTGGGAATTCGATCCCGCAGAGTACGAGAAGCTGCTCAGACATCACGGCAACCCGGACCGGCTCAGAGACTTTCGGCTGCCTGAGACCGTGGACCTGACGAATGATGCCGCTTACGCGCTCGAGGCAGCCGAGTTTGTCATTCTGGCTACGCCCTCGCAGCACCTGCGCTCCGTGATCTCTCCTCTGGGCGACCGCCTGCGCAGGGCACGGGGAATCGTCAATGTCGCCAAAGGGATTGAAGCAGGCACCCTGACGAGAATGTCGCAGGTCGTTACTGATGAGTGCGACGTTGCCCCGGACAGGGTCGGGACGCTCTCGGGTCCGTCGCACGCCGAGGAAGTGATTCTCGACATGCCCACGACCGTCGTGGCGGCCTCGTCCTCTGAACCGCTTGCCTGTGAGACGCAGCGGCTTTTCTCGGTGGACAACTTTCGCGTGTATATCAGCCAGGACCTCGTCGGAGTCGAGTTGGGCGGATCCCTGAAGAATATCATTGCCATCGCGGCAGGCATTGCCGACGGTCTGGGGCTGGGCGACAACACCAAGGGCGCGCTGATAACCCGTGGGCTGGCCGAGATAACCCGGCTCGGCGTGGCTATGGGCGCTCAGGTGGAGACGTTTGCCGGGCTGTCCGGGATCGGTGATCTGGTGACCACCTGCATGTCCGGCCACAGCCGCAACCGTCTGGTCGGTGAACGGATCGGCCGCGGGCAGAGCCTTGAGCACATTCTGTCGGAACTGAAGATGGTAGCCGAGGGTGTTGAAACGACGCGTTCCGGACTCGAGCTGGCCCGCGGTCTGGATGTCGAGATGCCCATCACCAACGAGGTGTACCGGGTACTGTTCGAAGGGAAATCGGCTTCGGAGGCGGTTTCGGATCTTATGGGAAGAGAGCTGAAAGCGGAGATATGGCGATAA
- a CDS encoding MerR family transcriptional regulator, producing MAKSNTIERRYYSIGEVSRMTGLQAYVLRYWEKEFAVLRPKKNRGGSRQYTSRDIELVNRIKHLRTNEKLTIAGARNKLMMRKSGEKSEQVAKRARAKTLLGQIRKDVEDLLKFFP from the coding sequence GTGGCCAAGAGTAACACTATCGAGAGGAGATACTACTCCATAGGTGAAGTCTCGCGCATGACCGGTCTTCAGGCCTATGTGTTGCGGTACTGGGAGAAAGAGTTTGCGGTGCTCCGGCCGAAGAAGAACCGAGGTGGCAGCAGGCAGTATACGTCCAGGGACATCGAACTGGTCAACCGTATCAAGCACCTTCGTACCAACGAGAAGCTCACCATTGCCGGCGCTCGGAACAAACTGATGATGAGGAAGTCCGGTGAGAAAAGCGAGCAGGTGGCAAAGCGGGCCCGGGCCAAGACGTTGCTCGGTCAGATCAGGAAGGACGTGGAGGATCTGCTGAAATTTTTCCCTTGA
- a CDS encoding cation:proton antiporter, giving the protein MTEHYVIGLVFIVVFGIGAQWLAWRLHLPSILLLLLVGLLGGPITGFLKPDELFGEVLVPFVSVAVAVILFEGGLSLRLRELRQVGGLVRNLITIGVLVTWGLGALAAHLVFGMGAAPALLLGAILVVTGPTVIIPLLRQVRPAGRVGSAIKWEGIVNDPVGAILAVLTFEVILLGGAQSGASVVLVGVTKAILVGGGMGLVGAAVMVLLLKKYLIPDFLHSPVALMMVILGYAAANALQTESGLLAVTVMGIALASQRYVSIKQILEFKENLRVILISVLFIILAARLPAGDGILTGAAGWVFVLVLILIVRPAAVLAATFRTALKRSERFFLAWMAPRGIVAAAVSSVFALRLAERDIAGYEALVPVTFQVIIGTVAVYGVSASFVARRLKVARPNPQGILIVGAHLWARAIAETLQREGLQVVLVDSNWSNVSAARSTGLAATYGNILSEDLAYDLPLDGIGRLIAVTPNDEVNSLAALHFLDVFGSSEVYQLPPAVAAGKSKQQRVSPDLRGRYLFSRDATFQNLNSRFRSGTVVKRNTITEEFNIDQLRSRYGQTALPLFVITESGGLRVSTADSPLSARPGQVLISLVEERE; this is encoded by the coding sequence GTGACCGAGCATTACGTGATCGGTCTGGTTTTCATTGTCGTGTTCGGCATCGGGGCGCAGTGGCTGGCCTGGCGGCTGCATCTGCCGTCCATTCTACTGCTGCTCCTAGTCGGCCTTCTGGGAGGCCCGATCACCGGATTCCTCAAGCCTGACGAACTCTTCGGTGAGGTGCTCGTTCCCTTCGTGTCGGTCGCGGTGGCGGTTATTCTCTTTGAAGGTGGCCTGAGCCTGCGGCTCAGGGAACTGCGGCAGGTCGGGGGGCTGGTGCGGAATCTCATCACTATCGGCGTTCTGGTCACGTGGGGGCTTGGCGCTCTGGCCGCCCATCTTGTATTCGGCATGGGCGCGGCACCGGCCCTTCTGCTTGGCGCCATTCTGGTGGTCACCGGTCCCACGGTGATTATCCCGCTTCTCAGGCAGGTGCGCCCCGCTGGTCGCGTCGGCTCCGCGATCAAGTGGGAGGGAATAGTAAACGATCCGGTCGGTGCCATTCTCGCCGTTCTGACGTTCGAAGTCATTCTCCTTGGCGGCGCCCAGTCGGGCGCGTCGGTGGTCCTGGTCGGAGTGACCAAGGCCATTCTCGTGGGAGGCGGCATGGGTCTGGTGGGCGCAGCCGTGATGGTGCTCCTTCTCAAGAAGTATCTTATCCCGGATTTCCTTCACAGCCCGGTAGCTCTCATGATGGTTATCCTGGGTTATGCCGCTGCCAACGCCCTGCAGACCGAATCGGGCCTGCTCGCCGTAACCGTGATGGGCATTGCGCTGGCCAGCCAGAGGTATGTGTCCATCAAGCAGATACTGGAGTTCAAGGAAAACCTGAGGGTGATTCTGATTTCGGTACTGTTTATCATCCTGGCCGCCCGGCTGCCCGCCGGTGACGGCATCCTGACCGGGGCCGCCGGGTGGGTGTTTGTCCTCGTGCTGATTCTAATCGTTCGCCCCGCCGCCGTTCTTGCGGCCACGTTCAGGACGGCCCTGAAAAGATCTGAACGGTTTTTTCTGGCCTGGATGGCGCCCCGCGGGATTGTTGCGGCGGCGGTTTCCTCGGTCTTTGCCCTGCGTCTGGCAGAGCGTGACATTGCCGGATACGAGGCGCTGGTCCCGGTGACGTTTCAGGTCATCATCGGCACCGTTGCCGTATACGGCGTCAGCGCCTCCTTTGTGGCTCGTCGGCTCAAAGTGGCCAGGCCGAATCCCCAGGGAATCCTCATTGTCGGTGCCCACCTCTGGGCGCGCGCCATTGCCGAAACGCTGCAACGCGAGGGTCTTCAGGTCGTGCTGGTCGACTCCAACTGGAGCAACGTATCGGCCGCACGCAGCACCGGGCTGGCGGCAACGTATGGCAATATCCTGTCAGAAGACCTGGCCTACGACTTGCCCCTGGACGGGATCGGCCGTCTGATCGCCGTCACGCCCAATGATGAAGTCAACTCGCTGGCCGCTTTGCACTTCCTGGATGTATTCGGAAGCTCCGAGGTGTACCAACTGCCGCCGGCCGTCGCGGCCGGAAAATCAAAACAGCAACGGGTCTCACCCGACCTGCGCGGACGCTACTTGTTCAGCCGGGACGCCACTTTCCAGAACCTCAACTCGCGGTTTCGATCCGGCACGGTGGTCAAGAGGAATACGATCACCGAGGAGTTCAACATCGATCAGCTTCGTTCGCGATACGGCCAGACGGCTTTGCCGCTGTTCGTGATCACCGAGTCAGGCGGTCTGAGGGTAAGCACAGCCGACAGCCCGCTGTCAGCCCGGCCCGGACAGGTCCTGATCAGCCTGGTGGAAGAACGGGAATAG
- a CDS encoding glycosyltransferase family 2 protein, which translates to MLKSASAECSTLVLVPAFNAAAHLPELLERLRRYLCNEHLLVINDGSTDASLDILRRYEVNYISFPQNRGKGAALAAGFSYALQKGYRSVLTIDADLQHLPEEIPRFFARDDGRTIVVGTRIISPASMPFERWLTNYLTSLIISIFSTQRVRDSQSGFRLIPATVLRAFRLSTADYDLESELLFKAGGLGLVMDEVAISTVYSGTRSYIDPVTDTLRFIRQIWRRIWM; encoded by the coding sequence TTGCTCAAGTCAGCGTCCGCCGAGTGTTCGACCCTGGTCCTGGTCCCGGCCTTCAACGCGGCCGCGCACCTTCCCGAACTGCTTGAGCGCCTTCGGCGATACCTCTGCAACGAGCATCTTCTGGTGATCAACGACGGTTCCACGGATGCCTCGCTTGACATCCTGCGCCGGTATGAGGTCAACTATATCTCCTTCCCGCAGAACCGCGGCAAGGGAGCGGCGCTTGCGGCCGGATTCAGCTATGCCCTGCAGAAAGGATATCGTTCCGTTCTGACGATCGATGCCGACCTGCAGCACCTGCCGGAGGAAATCCCTCGCTTTTTCGCGCGGGACGACGGCAGGACTATTGTCGTGGGCACCCGGATCATATCCCCGGCCTCCATGCCTTTCGAGCGCTGGTTGACCAACTACCTGACGTCCCTGATTATCTCCATCTTTTCCACGCAGCGGGTCCGGGACAGCCAATCCGGATTCCGGCTTATCCCGGCCACGGTACTGCGCGCTTTCAGGCTCTCCACCGCCGACTATGATCTGGAATCTGAACTGCTCTTCAAGGCCGGCGGCCTGGGCCTGGTCATGGATGAGGTCGCGATATCAACCGTGTACAGCGGCACGCGTTCCTACATTGATCCCGTCACCGATACGCTGCGGTTCATTCGACAGATCTGGCGCCGCATCTGGATGTGA
- a CDS encoding DinB family protein, with protein sequence MKLAEFFSNYFTVRKELVEAVKGLSREQLDWCAPGHPNSIGHLLAHVAETEFWWISIVAEKNVAPSQTDFQRFENDLTADRIFAWLEEHFAETGSFLRREELDDWDGVFYSFEIDGKEEKVSKRWLVWHVVEHQARHRGQIFMLMRMQGLDVPNV encoded by the coding sequence ATGAAACTGGCTGAATTCTTCTCCAATTACTTTACCGTCCGCAAGGAACTGGTTGAGGCGGTGAAAGGATTGAGCCGGGAACAGCTTGACTGGTGCGCGCCCGGCCATCCGAACTCCATCGGGCACCTGCTTGCCCACGTTGCCGAGACCGAGTTCTGGTGGATTTCCATTGTGGCTGAAAAGAACGTGGCGCCGTCCCAGACCGATTTTCAACGGTTCGAAAACGACCTGACGGCGGATCGGATCTTCGCGTGGCTTGAGGAGCACTTTGCCGAAACCGGTTCGTTTCTCCGGAGAGAAGAGCTGGACGACTGGGACGGGGTTTTCTACTCGTTCGAGATCGACGGCAAGGAAGAGAAGGTGTCAAAACGCTGGCTGGTCTGGCACGTCGTGGAGCATCAGGCCAGGCATCGGGGGCAGATCTTTATGCTCATGCGCATGCAGGGGTTGGACGTTCCCAATGTATGA
- the surE gene encoding 5'/3'-nucleotidase SurE, whose product MYDGKLILITNDDGYFSEGINAMFRQLSRKHDVCMVAPDREQSASSHSLTLNRPLRVHKIDKHRFTTDGTPTDCVMLGIHLISKKRRPDMIISGINHGGNMGDDITYSGTVAAAIEGAILRIPSMAVSMADYKPGTPMLRAARFVSRLLDRYDDLALAPSTFLNINLPLDHGRPYRDFEFTSQGFRMYKDIVVRKTDPRGTPYFWIGGRPRWKTTRGTDFAAVTKGKVSITPMTLAFTDTESLARLGQTKLRM is encoded by the coding sequence ATGTATGACGGGAAGCTCATCCTGATCACGAACGATGACGGGTATTTCTCTGAGGGCATCAATGCCATGTTCCGGCAGCTTTCCCGGAAACACGACGTATGCATGGTTGCGCCGGACCGGGAGCAGTCGGCCAGTTCCCACTCGCTCACGCTGAACCGCCCGCTGCGCGTCCACAAAATCGACAAGCATCGATTTACGACGGATGGAACGCCCACGGACTGCGTGATGCTGGGCATTCACCTCATTTCCAAAAAGCGCCGGCCCGACATGATTATATCGGGAATCAACCACGGTGGCAATATGGGCGATGACATCACCTATTCCGGGACGGTGGCTGCCGCCATCGAGGGAGCCATCCTGCGGATTCCGTCGATGGCCGTATCCATGGCCGATTATAAGCCGGGCACGCCCATGCTGCGCGCGGCCCGGTTCGTGTCCAGGCTGCTCGACAGGTACGACGATCTTGCGCTCGCACCGTCGACCTTTCTCAATATCAACCTCCCGCTCGATCACGGCCGCCCCTATCGTGATTTCGAGTTCACCAGCCAGGGATTTCGCATGTACAAGGATATCGTGGTCCGCAAGACCGACCCCCGCGGTACGCCGTATTTCTGGATCGGCGGGCGACCCCGATGGAAAACCACCCGGGGCACGGATTTCGCCGCCGTGACAAAAGGGAAGGTATCTATCACGCCCATGACGCTGGCTTTTACGGACACGGAGTCTCTGGCGCGGCTCGGACAGACGAAACTCCGGATGTGA